Proteins encoded in a region of the Magallana gigas chromosome 8, xbMagGiga1.1, whole genome shotgun sequence genome:
- the LOC105339700 gene encoding centrosomal protein of 295 kDa isoform X4 gives MQVSMASPFCKRFVKNHVIAGFIEHGCDDDYSLIDTSMKAKKGRVRLSPNEEARLMKEETEKRRRLRLQQVREQSNLNAARIRQAVKQEKNKQLQKLASTLQNELEKEKDEKIRHLENQYENSLRSIGQGHREASEQVDVDEERYLMQQESNRRADSRYKQALEKQRREQMFQEYEQKYHIIARQTALETEKERAKNIASLPPPPKDPVLELQQPERKPVKMTDIDNFTTTHYHIKEEYAVDKAKSVEQGDARTAAEEEEIRTREMDLDKVRLHNDRLSRARVRHNNALEKELLSHDYNQILHDLSDLQRADRERRQKVVASIPKQVFEPPHRRLEDRDERQKNMEEAFEDMYMADTNYMGDLSLALDPHPPPDTPTATDSLEASVLTDDTPLHHPPVSRVPTILKDTSNVQKTQDDISVQRQPEKVLKKLMDRIKSQRQEWMSKSMQEVPEGAGTMDTKPNQSSPGKSIAPTLSEYSLSEQGSPGIENVEPVKVTQPAKLARQPLKQYSQGQPGQREPVKKQVQIQEPVFGGQNSRSVEEILEQQRQIEPLLDLMAIGTQAAEQKRQLEMKLLELNRRQQQLNTSVGENIFPGNDQEFVTANGVAYQQQQKMGGPSASSGHPQISRPSQPSYTSVSQSVQNGQYLNGAHPSSIGFQPTSKPSMVNGQTSLNGPMWAEPPQSIRSNVSSTSVSHSWVEPPSLSQYTIPSSSSLPSAQIAPPYSYPSAPPVVTVTTASFVQPQQSAGQSAMTRSQAPGMFITPSLPIPSTVSMSMPTQSQIQTEQMRKVKEYQQQLLLKHEQSKRVLAETRAEIERRRQELLQRFPQLEFKSPVDNTHPLNGHSEDVQGANEREPKLLTSKTLSPNRAAMTTLLSQLASNPYYSTRLSEPAEEHQPAETKAEDGSKNKFKKVRKSLPFDADDTLHETPGKPGRSQLYQPSPGSTTANDTTDLNDTTMSSSTERGSPALPGRKSGLSTMSESDLSLLSTAKERNDLFEQRQLELRRQLEAIQRQKEEILQRHQVVQRKLPSQQLSPPKDPYMDSEEDLTENELSDDQSPLADKQSQKLALPPNKKTTILGDHRPHELSTIQEVETSPSSARHSGLAASSRHSLSSTERSSLSRASTENYQQPPQIEAQPDRPIADTGYQTAPLEEVMARASEFTPGVLDRLKQRTNDVFYSQREDDSTDSYQQMNYTPDSLSTGPLEELNASSTMSTTPGSISMATPKSENFLGTQNHGLSTLQNESTDMSLRSSRSWADELLTFHKLQPERASLESNLKSVKESLDSNAGGNAPHKAPVDRSYNVVHMKQDKYSPDFVKVGSDMDLSQYPISETSDKSDHGGLSPAARLESELSQYPISSEVSPSSQDLGRNYRTSPQDRSGEPNQASLASTSESTSSYMDLKMDNSLLGTREFDFIGHSRVPVVADSSQGDSMSQEANSYNISGKVDYASTPNQRSEPLSAKRLSQISQYTTSPEETEIQAGSARFPQSEGQFRALSLQMDDSENQSPVHPPAFTKVSARGGLSRLSEVGESQTSDQSVKSDSNFLSKFPDESSLSQFTVTTTDQSSKDDLSLTQITVNTESPSKTMGSMTQFSFKSSPDVHAKTDSSLSQYSVDSPVAHNISDKSGKNTSSSTSQDEEDESYVAQKFANLDQLIQESRDLITKHKQLITKNKEVSPLSSGGVPSMLTTPEGQAGSAPDSFVRPQEESTGMESSMGLSLDNQQSYGENGSFQQLTMESGITDEPDLTLLSVTSDMTGQDPGDEISGEITHRSDGTSGGDSILSFEQHEQSMRSSPDRDVNDSYFQDLAVPRTNENNNAFRPVPAVQRDAGDENVFRAIPVMVSPTLSLSMKFSSSQDIKFNKPPVSWSTEPEGEGERGSSKPNRNSDQLISKVQEQKADLEKTATEAKQKVQKASGLNRALQPRGGNQGTGKAGNKSAKDTNKGAPMSLGQFLSSRKEGSSLMGKKSDSKPTPLPKPQRPGTGTTNGGTGMSKTLSSWKKSRGVKSTVPPPTKSSDLPSTSSKSFSSQKPVTSNSAEDRMYERNIRAYNPRLFRLQNRIAHQENQLSKSEEDKQKSSTHTEKVKEFQKTPDSFHSLFIIDLQKLAPSKLPMLIRNYKKT, from the exons ATGCAG GTTTCAATGGCCTCACCTTTCTGTAAACGATTTGTAAAAAATCATGTGATAGCTGGATTTATTGAGCATGGCTGTGACGATGATTATTCATTGA TAGATACCAGCATGAAGGCAAAGAAGGGGAGAGTTCGACTGAGCCCCAATGAGGAGGCTCGGTTGATGAAGGAGGAGACGGAAAAAAGACGACGCCTTCGGCTTCAACAG GTGCGAGAGCAGTCCAATCTAAATGCTGCCAGAATTCGACAAGCTGTGAAACAGGAAAAGAACAAGCAGCTCCAAAAGTTGGCCTCCACACTTCAG AATGAACTTGAGAAAgagaaagatgaaaaaataagaCATCTGGAGAACCAGTATGAAAATAGTTTACGGAGTATAGGTCAAGGCCACAGAGAGGCCAGTGAACAG gTGGATGTGGATGAGGAGCGTTACCTTATGCAGCAGGAGTCAAACAGAAGAGCGGATAGTCGATACAAACAGGCTCTGGAAAAACAGCGGCGGGAACAGATGTTCCAGGAGTACGAGCAGAAGTACCACATCATAGCCAG gCAAACAGCTTTAGAAACAGAAAAGGAGAGGGCTAAGAATATCGCCTCCTTGCCTCCCCCTCCAAAAGATCCAGTGCTAGAACTTCAGCAGCCAGAAA GGAAGCCAGTGAAAATGACAGACATTGATAACTTCACTACCACCCACTATCACATCAAAGAAGAGTACGCAGTAGACAAAGCCAAGTCCGTAGAACAG GGTGATGCACGAACAGCTGCAGAAGAGGAGGAAATAAGAACGAGAGAAATGGATCTAGATAAGGTCCGTCTCCATAACGACCGACTATCCCGGGCCAGAGTTAGGCACAACAATGCCCTGGAGAAAGAGCTGTTATCTCAC GATTACAACCAGATTCTGCATGACCTCAGTGACCTTCAGAGAGCAGACAGAGAACGAAGACAAAAGGTCGTGGCCAGTATTCCG AAACAAGTGTTTGAACCTCCCCATCGACGACTGGAAGATCGAGATGAACGTCAGAAAAACATGGAGGAAGCCTTCGAGGATATGTACATGGCTGACACAA ATTACATGGGTGACCTGAGTCTGGCCCTGGATCCCCACCCTCCCCCTGACACTCCCACAGCCACGGATTCGTTGGAGGCCTCTGTGCTGACCGATGACACTCCCCTCCATCACCCCCCAGTGTCCAGGGTCCCCACCATCCTCAAGGACACATCCAACGTACAGAAAACACAGGACGACATCAGTGTACAGAGGCAGCCAG AGAAAGTTCTTAAGAAGCTCATGGACCGAATCAAGAGTCAGAGACAGGAATGGATGTCCAAGTCCATGCAGGAAGTTCCAGAAGGGGCGGGAACCATGGATACAAAGCCCAACCAGTCATCGCCGGGAAAGAGCattg CACCCACTCTTTCTGAATACTCTCTCTCTGAGCAAGGCTCACCTGGCATCGAGAATGTGGAACCAGTCAAGGTCACTCAACCAGCAAAGTTAGCACGACAACCATTGAAGCAGTATTCCCAGGGACAGCCTGGACAGAGAGAGCCAGTTAAAAAG cagGTACAAATCCAGGAGCCTGTGTTTGGTGGACAGAATTCTCGGTCAGTGGAGGAAATCTTGGAACAACAAAGGCAAATTGA ACCACTGTTAGATTTAATGGCCATTGGTACACAGGCAGC GGAACAAAAACGACAGTTAGAAATGAAACTACTGGAGTTAAACAGGAGACAGCAGCAACTTAACACATCAGtgggtgaaaatatttttcctgGAAATGATCAAGAATTCGTGACAGCAAATGGAGTTGCATACCAGCAGCAACAGAAAATGGGTGGACCGTCTGCTAGCAGTGGGCACCCCCAGATTAGTCGTCCCTCACAACCATCGTATACCTCTGTATCTCAGTCAGTTCAAAATGGACAGTATTTGAATGGAGCACACCCATCGTCAATAGGCTTTCAACCAACAAGTAAACCATCCATGGTAAATGGGCAGACATCTCTGAATGGGCCGATGTGGGCAGAACCTCCGCAGTCCATTCGCTCAAATGTCTCCAGTACATCTGTTTCTCACAGCTGGGTGGAGCCACCATCTCTCTCTCAGTACACCATTCCATCAAGTTCATCTTTACCTAGTGCTCAGATAGCCCCACCTTATTCATACCCCTCAGCACCTCCTGTGGTGACTGTTACAACTGCTTCCTTCGTCCAACCGCAACAGAGTGCTGGTCAGTCAGCCATGACCAGGTCACAAGCCCCGGGTATGTTTATCACCCCTTCACTGCCTATTCCTTCAACAGTCTCCATGTCAATGCCAACACAGTCACAGATACAGACAGAGCAAATGAGAAAAGTGAAGGAGTACCAACAACAGCTCTTGCTTAAGCATGAACAGAGCAAGCGAGTCCTTGCAGAAACCAGGGCAGAAATCGAGAGGCGGAGACAAGAATTACTGCAGAGGTTTCCACAGCTCGAGTTCAAGTCACCAGTTGATAACACTCATCCTCTAAATGGTCACAGTGAAGATGTTCAAGGGGCTAATGAAAGGGAACCCAAATTACTTACCTCTAAAACTTTATCCCCAAACAGAGCTGCCATGACTACACTTTTGTCCCAATTAGCCAGTAATCCTTACTATTCAACAAGATTGTCAGAACCTGCTGAAGAGCATCAACCTGCAGAAACCAAAGCAGAAGATGGCAgcaaaaataagtttaaaaaagtgAGAAAGTCCCTTCCATTTGATGCTGATGACACACTCCATGAGACACCTGGAAAACCAGGTAGATCTCAACTTTATCAACCCAGTCCAGGCTCAACAACTGCAAATGACACCACCGACTTGAATGATACCACAATGTCCTCATCAACAGAGAGAGGCAGTCCAGCATTGCCTGGGAGAAAATCTGGATTATCAACCATGTCTGAGTCGGATCTGTCTCTACTAAGCACTGCAAAGGAAAGAAATGACTTGTTTGAACAGAGACAGCTAGAGTTGCGGCGACAGTTGGAGGCCATACAAAGGCAAAAGGAGGAGATCCTACAGCGCCACCAAGTTGTTCAGAGAAAGCTACCATCACAACAATTGTCACCGCCAAAAGATCCATACATGGACTCGGAGG agGATTTAACTGAAAACGAGTTATCAGATGACCAGTCACCACTGGCTGATAAACAAAGTCAAAAGTTGGCACTGCCTCCAAATAAAAAGACTACAATACTTGGAGATCACAGGCCACATGAACTGAGTACCATCCAA GAAGTGGAAACTTCACCATCTAGTGCTAGACATTCTGGGTTGGCAGCATCCAGTCGCCATAGTCTTTCCTCCACAGAGAGGAGTTCCTTGTCTCGTGCGTCCACCGAGAACTATCAGCAGCCCCCTCAGATAGAGGCTCAGCCCGACAGACCAATAGCTGACACAGGGTACCAAACAGCACCCCTGGAGGAGGTGATGGCCCGGGCCTCAGAGTTCACCCCAGGCGTCCTGGACAGGCTGAAGCAGAGAACCAATGATGTGTTTTACAGTCAGAGGGAGGATGACTCGACAGATTCATATCAACAGATGAACTACACACCGGATTCTTTATCCACTG GTCCTCTAGAAGAATTGAATGCTTCTTCTACAATGTCCACCACTCCTGGTTCCATCTCCATGGCAACACCTAAATCAGAGAACTTCCTTGGAACACAGAATCATGGTCTATCAACCTTGCAGAATGAGAGCACTGATATGTCTCTTCGCAGTTCAAGATCTTGGGCTGACGAACTCTTGACATTCCACAAACTTCAACCTGAAAGAGCCTCACTggaatcaaatttaaaatctgtGAAAGAGTCGTTGGACAGTAATGCTGGGGGGAATGCACCTCACAAGGCCCCAGTGGATAGGAGTTATAATGTAGTTCACATGAAACAGGATAAATATTCTCCGGATTTCGTCAAAGTTGGTTCTGACATGGATCTGTCTCAGTACCCTATTTCGGAGACCAGTGATAAATCTGACCATGGTGGTTTGTCCCCTGCAGCGAGACTTGAGTCAGAATTATCCCAGTATCCAATCTCCTCTGAGGTGTCTCCAAGTAGTCAGGACCTTGGAAGAAACTACAGAACTTCTCCCCAGGACAGGAGTGGAGAACCGAATCAAGCAAGTCTGGCTTCCACATCTGAGAGCACCAGCAGTTATATGGATCTGAAGATGGACAACAGTCTCTTGGGGACCAGGGAATTTGACTTCATTGGACACAGTAGAGTTCCAGTTGTAGCTGACAGCAGTCAAGGGGATTCCATGTCACAAGAAGCCAACTCCTACAACATCAGTGGTAAAGTGGATTATGCGAGTACACCAAACCAGAGGTCTGAGCCTCTCTCTGCAAAGAGGCTTTCCCAAATCTCTCAATACACAACCTCTCCAGAAGAAACAGAGATTCAGGCAGGATCGGCCAGGTTTCCTCAGTCAGAGGGACAATTCCGAGCTCTTTCTCTCCAAATGGATGATTCGGAAAACCAGTCCCCTGTCCATCCCCCAGCTTTCACCAAAGTGTCTGCTCGTGGGGGTCTCTCTCGTCTGTCGGAGGTAGGAGAAAGCCAAACCTCAGACCAGAGTGTCAAATCTGACTCTAACTTTCTCTCCAAGTTTCCAGACGAATCCTCTCTCAGTCAGTTTACAGTGACTACCACAGACCAGTCCTCAAAGGACGACCTCTCCTTGACCCAGATAACGGTGAATACAGAATCTCCATCCAAAACAATGGGGTCAATGACCCAGTTTTCTTTTAAGTCAAGTCCTGATGTCCATGCTAAGACTGATTCCTCTTTGAGTCAGTACAGTGTGGATAGTCCTGTGGCCCATAACATTTCTGATAAATCAGGCAAAAACACCTCATCATCAACCAGCCAAGATGAGGAGGATGAAAGTTACGTTGCTCAAAAGTTTGCTAATTTAGACCAGCTGATACAGGAATCAAGAGACCTGATAACAAAGCATAAACAGCTTATTACAAAGAATAAGGAGGTGAGTCCTCTCAGTTCTGGGGGAGTCCCTAGTATGCTGACCACCCCAGAGGGTCAGGCTGGGTCGGCTCCAGACAGCTTTGTCAGACCGCAGGAGGAATCCACGGGAATGGAGAGCTCTATGGGGCTTAGTTTGGACAATCAGCAAAGCTATGGAGAGAATGGCAGTTTTCAACAG TTGACCATGGAAAGTGGTATCACTGATGAACCTGACCTGACCTTGCTGTCGGTGACCTCCGACATGACCGGTCAGGACCCTGGGGATGAAATCTCAGGGGAGATAACCCACCGATCGGACGGGACCAGCGGGGGAGACTCCATCTTGTCTTTCGAACAACATGAGCAGAGCATGAGAAGCTCACCAGACAGAGATGTTAATGACAGTTATTTCCAAGATCTAGCAG TACCCCGCACCAATGAGAACAACAACGCATTCCGGCCTGTCCCTGCTGTACAGAGGGATGCTGGGGATGAGAATGTTTTCCGTGCCATCCCAGTAATGGTGAGTCCCACCCTCTCCCTCTCTATGAAGTTCAGCAGCTCTCAAGACATAAAGTTCAACAAACCTCCCGTCTCTTGGTCTACAGAGCCCGAGGGGGAGGGGGAGAGAGGGTCATCAAAACCAAACCGGAATTCAGACCAACTCATTTCCAAGGTCCAGGAGCAGAAGGCAGATTTGGAGAAGACTGCTACTGAGGCTAAGCAGAAGGTACAGAAGGCCTCGGGCCTTAACCGGGCCCTGCAGCCCCGCGGCGGAAATCAGGGGACAGGGAAAGCAGGGAACAAATCGGCCAAAGACACCAACAAGGGAGCCCCCATGAGTTTAGGTCAGTTTTTGAGTTCTAGGAAGGAGGGTTCATCTTTGATGGGGAAGAAATCTGACAGCAAGCCTACTCCTCTGCCAAAGCCTCAGAGACCGGGGACAGGTACAACGAATGGTGGCACAGGCATGTCCAAGACTCTGTCTTCCTGGAAGAAAAGCAGAGGAGTCAAATCTACAG TTCCCCCACCCACCAAGTCCAGCGACCTGCCCTCAACGTCCTCTAAATCCTTCTCCTCCCAAAAACCGGTCACCTCCAACAGTGCAGAGGACAGGATGTATGAGCGCAACATCAG GGCATACAATCCTCGATTGTTTAGGTTACAAAATAGAATTGCCCACCAAGAGAACCAGTTGTCAAAATCAGAGGAAGACAAACAGAAATCCTCTACTCACACAGAAAAAGTCAAGGAGTTCCAAAAG ACTCCTGATAGTTTCCACTCTCTCTTCATTATCGATCTTCAAAAACTAGCA CCCAGTAAATTGCCTATGCTCATCAG aaaCTACAAGAAAACATGA